GGACTCGATTGCGTTCACCTCCGGAGAGATCCTTTACTTTTTTCTGCTGATCGGTTCCAGCAAAGTTGAAGCGGGCACAGTAGCCGCGGGCGTTGACTTCCGCCTTGCCGAGCTTGATCGTGTCCTGTCCGTCAGAAATCACGTCGTACACGGACTTAGTGGGGTCGAGGCTCCGGTCCTGATCGACATAGCCCAGCTTCACTGTCTCGCCGACCTTGATCGACCCGGCATCCGGCTTTTCCTTGCCGATGATCATCTTGAACATTGTCGTCTTGCCTGCACCGTTCGGTCCGACCACGCCGACGATACCCCCCTTCGGCAGATTGAAATTCACGTTCTCATAAAGCACGTTATCGCCGAAGGCTTTGCTGATCCCGTTGGCTTCAATGACGACATCGCCGAGCCGCGGTCCTGGCGGAATATAGATTTCCAGATCATCCGCCACCTGGTCCTGTTTCTGATTGACGAGTTCCTCATAGCGGTTCAATCGCGCCTTGCCCTTCGATTGCCGGGCCTTCGGCGACATGCGGATCCATTCCAACTCATGTTCCAACGTCTTCTTTCTTTTCGACTCGGCCTTTTCCTCTTTTTCCAGTCGGTCCTTCTTCTGTTCCAACCATGAACTGTAATTGCCTTGGAACGGAATCCCGTGACCTCGGTCCAATTCCAAAATCCATCCCGCCACATTGTCCAGAAAGTACCGGTCGTGAGTCACGGCAATGACGGTGCCCTTGTACTGCTGCAGATGCTGTTCAAGCCACTGAACCGATTCGGCATCAAGGTGGTTTGTCGGCTCGTCGAGCAAGAGAATATCCGGCTCTTGAATCATCAGCCGGCAGAGCGCCACCCGGCGTTTTTCACCGCCCGACAGCGTTCCCACCTTCTGATCTGCAGGCGGACAGCGCAACGCATCCATGGCAAGATCGAGCTGGTTCTCCAGTTCCCATCCATTGGCGGCTTCAATCTTCTCTTGGAGCTGCGCCTGCTTGTCGAGCAGCTTTTCCATTTCATCGGGGCCAACTTCACCGATCTTATTGCTGACGGCCTCATATTCGTGCATCAATGCGACCAGTTCGGCTTTTCCCTCTTCAACCACTTCCTTGACCGTCTTGTTTGGATCAAGCTGCGGTTCCTGTTCCAGCAAACCCACGCTGTAGCCTTTGGATCTCGTAATTTCACCGGTGTAATTTGGATCGACGCCTGCAATGATCTTGAGCAGCGAGCTCTTGCCCGAACCGTTCAAGCCCAGCACGCCAATCTTGGCGCCATAGTAGAAGCCGAGGTAGATCTCGCGCAGCACTTGCCGCTTCGGCGGATAGACTTTCCCAACATTGACGAGTGAAAAAATAACCTGCTTATCGTTCGTGGCCATACGTTCCCCTATCGAGTTAGTGATCTACGACTGCGCTGAACGGCACGCTCTCCTCCAGGAATCAGTGCAAAAGCCAATTATAGTGAATGCAGGATTGGGAGTCCGGCCTTCACCTGATCAGCCAAACCAGCAAGGCTCGCTCTCACTTCTAATTCGTTGCGCACTGGTGCGGGAAACGCCACCCGCCCTCCTTGCATCCGGTCAGGAGTGGTGAACCGAAGATGAAACCCGAGACGATCTAATGCGGTCACCGTCGCCTGCTTCGCCTCCACATGGCCTAACGTACGTGCCAGCACCAACAACGTCTCCGCTTGCTGGGTATTGAGCTCGCGAATTAGGTTCGAGGCTTCGTCCGCAAGAGGGTCCACAGATGCCGCGACATAGTCAGCCGGTGTCACCCAGCCCATCGACCCAAATCCTCCCACAAAGTACATCTCCGTGATAGCCATGCGGAAAAACCCAAAATCTTGGTAGTCCACCCAGTAGGAGGCGTTGGCATGACGATTCAGATAGCAGGCGCGAACCTCGGCGCTCTCCTCTTTCGGCACCTTGGTCACGGAGCCCATCACCGTCACCCTGGCCACCCCAAGTGGGTCAACTCTACTCTCAGGTGGAGTCACCAGTAAGCTGGCACGTGGATCACCCAGGAGGTTTTGCGTATGCATCGCCATTGTGCTGATCAGGAAGACCGGTTGCCCTTGGGCATCCAACCCGTACGGCATCACCGACCCGAATGGCCAGCCTGGCTGCTTACGTGAGAGCGTCGAGAGACTGCCTGTTTGCTGCAACCACACCAGCGTCTTGGCTCTCTCAGCATGGGAAGGCTCCGGAACCTCAGGACCATCTGAATCCGGCCCGCTGTTATGTTGTCGTGATGAGGACATGAAATGATCGTGCGTCGGTACTCAATGAATTGTGGGACACCTTACCCTGGATCTGTTGGACATTTCCACTGAGAGGGAGATGAAACCAATTACCCCGCTCTTGGTCAAAGCTATGGATGCCTTCAAGAGCAGCCTTAACCTAGCCAGACCAAAGCATGACTCGCAGATGATGGACCAGCACCCAACACAACTTTAGCAACGCCGAGTAATCAAAGCCGATACGCTAGCGGTGAGGCTGACACCCGTATCCTCGCCGAGCCTATCATCGCCTGTCGCTGGATCTTAGGGCCTACACGAAGGATCGGGTTCAATACGGTTGTGGGAGTGCAGCCACTACTCGCTCGCTCGAAGGTTGTGAGCATTTGAGATGTTTTGGCCTTGAGAACCATCCGTCGCCGACGTTTCAATTTTCGATTATAATCCTGCTTTCTCGCTTTCCCACTTACGATTGGTTACCTGATGCAGGAAACCATCTCAGTCCAGTGTTGCATTGCTGGTGGAGGACCAGCCGGGATGATGCTTGGCCTGTTGATGGCCCGGGCCGGTGTCTCGGTGCTCGTGCTCGAGAAACATGCCGATTTTCTGCGTGATTTTCGTGGCGACACCTTGCATCCCTCGACATTGGAGATCATGCACGAGCTGGGAATGCTCGAACGATTCCTTCTCTTGCCTCACCAAAAAGTATCTCGGATCAATGCACGGTTTGGGGATCTGGAGTTTACGGTGGCAGACTTCTCTCATCTGCCGACCCGATGCCGTTACGTCGCCTTCATGCCGCAGTGGGACTTCCTCAACTTTCTCGTCGAAGAAGGAAACCGGCACCCCACTTTTCAGGTGCGTATGAGTACGGAGGTGACGGACTTGATCGAGCATGAAGGCTCCTTCGTCGGGCTTCGTGCCGAAACACCAAATGGGCCGCTGGATGTTCGGGCTGCACTCGTCGTGGGGGCCGACGGTCGTCACTCAATCGTTCGCACGTGTGCGGGACTCTCGGTTGAAGAATTCGGTGCTCCGATGGACGTGCTCTGGTTCCGATTGTCACGCAAGCCCAGCGATCCAGTCGATCCGATGGGACGGTTCGATGCCGGTCGACTTTTTATCATGCTGAACCGAGGGGATTACTGGCAATGCGGCTTCGTCATTGCCAAAGGGTCGCTTGGTGAGATTCGAGCACAAGGCCTCCCGCTGTTCCGCGAGAGCGTTGCGAAGCTGGCCCCATTTGCCGCAGACCACATTCACGAGCTACAAGATTGGGAACTGGTCAAACTGCTGACTGTCCAAGTCGATCGGCTGCGTCAATGGTACAAACCAGGACTGATCTGCATTGGGGACGCGGCCCACGCCATGTCGCCGGTTGGGGGCGTGGGCATCAACTTGGCGATTCAGGACGCGGTGGCAACAGCCAATCTGTTATGGCAACCGTTGCGCGACGGGCGAGTAACCGAAGCGGATCTGGCCAAAGTGCAAGCGCGACGCGCCTGGCCGACCGAAGTGACGCAACGGATCCAACTCATCGTCCAAAATCGTGTCATTAGCCGAGTGCTCACTCGCGACAGTCCGCTGGTACCTCCCTTTGCCCTACGACTGCTGGCGCGCTTTCCGTTTCTTCGCCGTATCCCTGCCAGAATGATCGGGCTGGGAGTCCGCGGCCTGAACTGTGTTGCAGATCGCCAGTCCGCTGATTCCGACAACCGACGTCGTCTCGTCGAGATTCTTCCAGGCCAGAGCTCGGCATCTAGCGCTCGATATGAATGGCACAGACATCCACCGGTGCTGCACCCGGCTGCCGCATTCATTGACAACATCACTAAGGCGCTAGTATCCTCTCCAACGTGAAGGCCGTTGTGCTTGTTCGCTCGAGGATCATCTACTCTGCGACGGAAATGCCGGTTAGAATTTCACCGGTGCATGGCAGATTCCTTCGCCGGTGGCAGAATGCCAACGATCGCATTCTATGGGTTCTGACTAAAATGTTCTTGAAGACCTGCGCACCTCATTACGATACCGATATGCCGGTCACAGCGGCGATCATTCGCCACTACGATGGAAAGGAACGCTCCTATGTCGCGTTGGGCTTGAGATCCGGATGAGCACTGCCGATCAAAGCGACTCCCAAGCCGATATCGCCGTGGTAGGAAGCCCGCATGAAGAACCGTGGATAAACATTAGAAGATCTCGGACTCTCTGTGCAATTTGCCACGGGCGACCTTTGAGGTCCGTTTACGATCCCGAAAATCTCACCGGTGTCTTGCCCCTAAGAATCAACGTTCTTCTACCAGGTGCTCCTGATCATGGTGCGATTGCACGGCTAAGCGCATGGATTTGCGCCAGATGCGATGGATCGGGGACCAGGAAAGGTGTGGCGCTACGCAGCCCGAATTCGCGCACCGCGATGGCAAGCCTCATGTCGCACGGCGACATCACCGCCCTCCTCGCGGCCGGACTGCTGATCCGCACACAAGGTGGTGGCGTGGAGTTTCCCTTTGAGGCCGTCAAGGTCGAGTTTGTGCTCCAGGCTGCATGACGACAAATTCGAATTGGCCGCGGTTTAGATCCCCAACTCTTCCGACAGCCGCACTTCCGTCTCGTCGAGAATGTCTTCCAGGCAGGTAAAACAGGAGAAGGGAAAGCGATCGATAGGGATGGCACAGACTTCGCCGATCGGCGATTCGTCCAGCGCCGGACCGCCGCATTCCTTGTGAATCAACACCAGCATCAGGCCTCCCTCACGACTATGCGACGGAACAACGCAAGGTGTTCGGGACTGCTCAACCGATGGTCACCAGGAATGAGCCGTAGATCGAGCGGATAGGACGGGAACCGTCGCAACAGTTCATTGGCGAATTGTTTGCTACCTTCCGGTGAAATCACACCATCGTCTTGCCCGTGGAGAATCGTCGTCTTCACCTGACGGACAATGTCAAAGCTCTTGGCCCAATAGGCTTCGCTTTCCTCGACCCATTTCCACGACAACAGCCAATCCTTGTGCAACGGATCATCGTCCCATGGCATCCATCCGGCGGTATGCCAATCGTGGAGTCGGTCCTTGGAAATGGTCTTGGCCCGCTCGCCCATCATGTTGAACGCCGGTGCAACCAGCACAAGCTCTTCCACGTTCGGGAACTCCTGCGCTATCAGCCAAGCGATCCAACTACCGAGGGAGTTGCCGACAATGGTCACGGGCGGCCCAGATTTCATGGGTTCCAGAACGCCCCTGGCATCGGCGATCCAATCAGAGAGGGTATAGTCCGTGAACTGTCCCTCCGAGTCGCCGAAGCCACGCACGTCGTAACAACAGAACCCCCATCCCTTTTCCTCACACCATTCCGCCAAGGCCTTGCTCTTGTTGCCCCATCGCTTAGACAGAAACCCGGTGATGAAGAGGATGTGCCGCGATGTTCCCTCAGCTCGATCACCTTTGAGGTGTTGTCCATCTGCGCCAATAAGCTCGAATGGTTGCGCTTTCATACGCTAAGTCTTTTCATCAGAAATGTGCTCAGTCCTCGCAGCACCGTCTCGGGAATCTCATGCTCACCTCGGAAACTGTGCCACTCGGTACCAAGACCCGACTGCATCAGCGCATCACGAAGACGCTCGGCCCCAATGTGGGGGAGGATGTCATCATGCAGACCGTGGCTTTGAAAAACGGACAGCCCCCTACGCTTCGCCATGAGTGGAGCCCAGACTTCCTTGGCGAGGAGATTCCCGGAAAGCTGAACCAATCCGGCAAACGGATAGTCGGTATGGAGCACAACGTCGCAGGTGAGCATCGCGCCCTGTGAAAATCCACCGATGACCATGCTCTTGTAGTCGACAGGAAACTGCCCTGGAAGCTCCTTGAGAAATGTGAGCATGCGCTCACGTGCTAAGGCCAGCCCCTGCGGAACCTCTACCGACAGATCACGAATGCGGCCTGCCTCGCGATCGGCCTGGATACGAGCAAAGTCGATGATCCACCATGCGCGCGAGTCGCCAAGACCCATATTCAGCGAAAGCGGTGCCTCGGGAAACAGCCATCTGGTTCCTCTGGGTACATCCATCACGTCCGCAAGCGGCACCAGATCGTCGCCCGGTGCGCCGAACCCATGGAGCAGCATGACAATGGGACCATCACCTTCGCCACAGCCGTCCGCCCCCCCGACGAGTCTGACTTTTAGCCCACCAAGCACGAGTTCTTTCATGGTCGTTCGCTCGCCCTCATGATGAACAGCTGACAGCCAGGTGCTTGCCCCAGTTCGGTGGAGGCAGGGCGTAGGCTTCCATGCCAGGCTGATCGGTGAACGGGTCTTGGAGTAGCGTGAAGAGCCGGTCGATTTCGGAGAAATCTTTCTGTTGCGCCTTTTCAATCGCCGTGTGAGCCAGATAATTCCGCAGCACATACTTTGGGTTCACGCGATCCATACGGCTGTGCCGTTCGTCGTCACGGCTGTCTTCGCACGTAAGCCGATTACGATAGCGCATCCCCCATTCGTTAAACCGGGCTCTATCGAGAAAGTGATCGCGCAGGTTCTCGTTCGACGCCCCTTCGACCGACGAAAAGGCGCCGAGTTCTCGAAAGACGATCGTGTAATCCGACTGGTTGCCTTGGAGCAAGGCCAGAAAGTCGCGAATGAGTGCTTCATCCTCCGACTTCTCTTCCACCAGGCCAAATTTCTTTCGCATACGCGCGAGATACTCCCGTTCAAATTGCGGGGTATAGGCATCAAGGCCTGCCTTCAGCGCCTCCTTTTCCGCCAAGGGCAACAGGGCTTGAGCCAGACAGCTCAAGTTCCACAGCCCGATGTAGGGTTGCTGATCGAAGGCATAGCGGCCGTTGTGGTCGGAGTGATTGCAGATGAAACCCGCGTCATAGTCATCCAGAAACCCATAGGGTCCATAATCCAGCGTAAGCCCAAGGATCGACATGTTGTCCGTATTCATGACCCCGTGCGCCCATCCGACTGCCTGCCATTGGGCGATTAACTTGGCTGTGCGCTCGACGACTTCGGTAAAGAACCGGGCATATTGCGCGTCGGCATCGCGGAGATGAGGGAAATGTTGCGCGATCACGTAGTCGGCCAAGGTTTTGAGATGCTCATGCTGCTTTCGATAATAAAAGACCTCGAACGTCCCAAAGCGAACATGCGAGGGCGCCATGCGGACCAGCATCGCACCGGTTTCTGGTTGCTCCCGGTACACCTTCTCATCGCTCCCGACCAGACAGAGTGCCTGTGTCGTAGGAATCCCGAGACCCTGCATCGCGGCACAGCAGAGATACTCACGGATCGTCGACCGCAACACCGCCCGGCCGTCTCCGTCCCGTGAGAAGGGAGTCAGCCCCGCTCCCTTCAGATGCAAATCCCACCGCTCACCTCGAACGTTCGTCGCTTCGCCGAGGAGAATCGCCCGCCCATCACCAAGCTGTGGCACATAGACGCCGAATTGATGGCCGGAATAGAGCATCGCGAGAGGATCCATGCCGGGAGCCAAGGCCTTGCCGCCGAAGACACCCGCGAATTCCGGTCGCTCAAATTGCTCCGGGTCCAGATCAATCAACTCGGCGGCTACCGAATTGGTATGGACCAGATAGGGTGGAGCCGCGAACGGCGTGGGATTCAGTTTCGCATAAAACGTCTGAGGAAGACGAGCATAGGTATTGTCGAAGGTCAGCATTTCCAAGCTGCGTTGCGGCATGGCTCTGTGTACCATGCCGTTCTCGGATTTCTCTACTTGCGCGTCTTTATGGCGAATGGGGCCTTTCTGATCCAAGGCACTCCCCTGTCAAGCTACCTGAAATTCTTCTCAATAGTTAGGCTTGACAGCAGGAGGTCCAAACAGTTGTACTATGGACCTTTCGCCCTATGGTTTCTCACCGCTTAGCTTATTATGTGGCGACGCTCATGATCGACGAAAAGGCACCGCGCATCCGGCAGCGTACACAATCCATCACCCTGTAACAATAGTGAGTGAATCCATCACGACAGCGTGACTGTCATCACAACGGCTATGATTATTAGGATTAAGAAGGGACTGGATTTGCCGATCACCGGGAAACCGGAGCAGCGTGTCCATGTCGCGAAACCTATCCGCCACGTGGGTGCGTTCGGCGTGGACCATATCGATCTCAAACCGGCCATGCTGGTCGCCGAAGGCGACAAGGTGAAGCTCGGCCAAGCGCTGTTCGAGCACAAGAAGTTACCCGGCGTACGCATCACGGCTCCGGGTGCCGGGGTGGTCAAGGCGATCCATCGTGGAGCGCAACGCCTGCTCCAATCAGTCGTGATCCGGCTCGACGAAACGGAAGACGAGGAGACATTTGCGGCCTACCCTGCCGACCAACTGTCTAGCTTGACGGATACGCAGGTGGTAGCCAATCTTCTGGCATCAGGTCTGTGGGTGGCCTTACGCACGCGTCCCTATAGCAGGATCCCCGACCCAACCACCCGTCCGGCTGCCATCTTCGTGACGGCGATGGACACCAACCCGCTGGCCGCCGATCCTGTTCCGATTATGGCGGCAGAGGCTGAGTCCTTCGGCCATGGCCTGACAGTGCTCTCGCGCCTTGGCAGGATGCCGATTTGGGTGTGCACGTCACCCGGAGCCGACCTACCGTTGCCACAGGGGGTAGACCACATACGCCAGGCGAGTTTCGAAGGCCCCCACCCAGCCGGTCTGCCGGGGACGCATATTCATTTTCTAGAACCGGTCGACGGCAGTACGGTTGTGTGGCACCTGAACTACCAAGAGGTGATCGCGATCGGCAAGCTCTTTACCAGCGGCCGGTTATGGACCAGGCGCATCGTCGCACTCGGTGGGCCACAAGTCACACAGCCACGACTGTTACAGACCAGGCTGGGCGCCTGTCTCGAGGAGTTGGTCGAGGACGAGCTTCACGCCGGTGAGAGCCGCATCATCTCCGGCTCGATCTTGTCGGGACGCCATGCAGCCGACTGGTCGTCCTATCTGGGGCGCCATCACCTTCAGATATCCGTGATTCCGGAAGGGGTGGAACGAACGTTCATGGGCTGGTTTGCACCGGGGCGGAGAATGTTTTCCCAGAGCAACGTCATGCTATCGAGTCTCTTCCGTTACCGCAGGGAGGAGTTTGGGTTGAACACCGGGCTGAATGGAAGTTTGCGCGCGATGGTGCCATTCGGTAACTTTGAGGATGTCATGCCTCTGGACATCCTGCCAACGCAGCTCCTGCGCTACCTGATGGTGGGTGATACCGACATGGCGCAAAAACTGGGCTGCATGGAATTGGACGAGGAAGACCTCGCATTATGCTCCTTCGTGTGCGTGGGCAAGAACGACTACGGCCCGGTGCTGCGGAACGTACTGAGCCAGATTGAGAGAGAAGGCTAAGGGCAGGCATGAAACGCTATCTTGATCGTCTCAGACCCCTGTTTGCCAAGGGCGGCCGGTATGAAAAGTACTACCCCATCTTCGAGATGGTCGATGTGTTTTTGTATTCAACTCCGGAAACTACGCATAACGCGCCTCATGTGCGGGACGGAATCGATCTCAAACGGTTGATGATGTACGTGGTGGTGGCGCTGATTCCCTGCATCCTCTGGAGCTGGTTCAACACCGGCTATCAAGCCAACCTGGCACTCGCAACAATGGGCGTGGCGAAGGTTGGCTGGCGTTATGATCTCCTGACGGCTCTCAATCTCGGGTCAGATGCAAGCAGCATTCTGGACAATACGGTACATGGGTTCTTGTATTTTCTGCCGATCTATCTGACGACCTTGCTCGTCGGTGGGATATGGGAAGTGGTCTTTTCGACGGTGCGTCGGAAAGAGATCAACGAAGGGTTCCTGGTCACCTCCATGCTTTTCACGCTGACCCTGCCACCCGATATGCCGCTCTGGATGGTCGCCATCGGGATTAGCTTCGGCGTGGTGCTCGGGAAGGAAATCTTCGGTGGGACCGGCAAGAATTTCCTCAACCCCGCCCTGACCGCACGAGCGTTTCTGTTTTTCGCCTATCCTGCCGAAATATCTGGTGACCGGGTGTGGGTGGCGGTAGATGGCTATTCCGGTGCCACCGCGCTCAGTCTTGGGAAAGTCGGCGGCGTAGAGGGGATCACCAGCGGAGGCATGAGCTGGTGGAATGCCTTTATCGGTCTGATGCCGGGATCCATGGGGGAGACCTCTACCCTTGCCTGTCTGCTTGGTGCGGCGTTCCTGATCTATACTCGAGTAGGCTCCTGGCGCATTATCTTTGGGGGCTTTCTGGGAATGGTCGGGGCCTCACTCCTGTTCAATCTGGTCGGCAGCGACACCAACCCCATGGTGGCGATGCCCTGGTACTGGCATCTAGTTCTGGGCGGGTTTGCCTTCGGCATGGTCTTCATGGCCACCGACCCGGTGTCAGCCGCCATGACGAGTACCGGACGCTGGGTTTTCGGCCTCCTGATCGGGGCCATGACCGTGCTGATCCGTGTGGCAAACCCGGCGTTTCCTGAAGGAGTGATGCTCACGATTTTGTTTGCGAATGTGTTCGCGCCTTTGATCGATTATTCGGTCATCCAGCTCAACATCCGACGGAGGCTACGTCGTCATGTCCGCGCCTGAACCAGATTCCGCTGCATCCGCTCCGTCAGGTGAGAGTGCGAGCAGGACGCTGCTGGTCACCTTTGTGGTCTGTCTGGTCTGTTCAGTGGTGGTCGCCGGCGCGGCCGTGCTCCTTCGACCGATTCAGGATGCGAATCAGAAGGCCGACCTCATTCGGAATGTGATCGCGGTTTCCGGTCTCCTCACGGAGGGGCTAACGGAAGAACAAGCACTGCAACGGATTGACGCGCGCATGATCGAATTGGCAACCGGTGATGAGGTGCAGGGGATCGATCCCGACACCTTTAGTATTGCCAAGGCCGGAAAGGACCCCGAGATATCCACTGCACTCACCCGCAAAGAAGATGTGGCGCAGATCAGGCGTGAACCCCGCTATCTGCCGATCTATCGAATTGTCGGTGACAACGGCGACTTGAAGAGACTCATTCTGCCGGTGTACGGCTACGGACTCTGGTCCACGATGTACGGGTTTCTTGCGCTTGAGGCGGATCTGCGCACGGTGCAGGGCCTCCGCTTTTATCAGCATGCCGAGACCCCTGGGCTCGGAGGAGAGGTCGACAATCCCAAGTGGCGGGCACAATGGACGGGCAAAGTCCTATTTGACGATCAATGGAAGGTGCAGGTTGAAGTCACGAAGGTGGAGATTGACAGTTCCACCCCCGAAGCGCAACATCAAGTCGACGCCCTCGCCGGCGCCACTATCACCTCACGAGGGGTGGAAAACTTATTGAAATTCTGGCTGAGCGACAAAGGATATGGGCCGTACCTTGCCCATTTGCGACACGAAAGGAGCTGACTCTCATGTCGTACGAACATCGCAAAATTCTTTTTGAGCCGATCGTCGACAATAACCCGGTTATTTTACAAGTCTTAGGGATTTGTTCGGCATTGGCCGTGACGACGAAGCTCTCTACCACGGTCACGATGTGCATCGCACTGACCGTCGTCACCGCCCTCTCCAATGCCGCCATTAGTGTGATCCGTAATCATATCCCGAGCAGCATCCGCATCATCGTGCAGATGACCATTATTTCGTCGCTGGTCATCGTGACCGATCAGTTCCTCAAAGCCTATGCATTTACCATCAGCAAGGAGCTGTCGGTCTTCGTCGGGTTGATTATCACCAATTGTATCGTCATGGGACGCGCAGAAGCCTATGCGATGAAGCATCCACCGCTTCCGAGCTTCCTTGATGGCCTCGGTAACGGCCTCGGCTATAGCGCACTGTTACTCGTCATCGGGGCGATACGCGAACTCTTCGGGTCCGGTTCTCTGTTCGGGTATCCGATCCTCCCTCTCGATCGGGATGGAGGGTGGTATGTGCCGAACGGCTTGCTGCTTCTTCCTCCGAGTGCGTTTTTCTTGATCGGCATGATCATTTGGGTGGTGCGCTCCTGGAAGCCTGCACAGGTCGAGCAACCTGAATTCCGGATCTATCACGCGCATCGTCCAGAGGTGGCCTCATGACTGAGCTCATCAATCTGTTTATCAAAGCGGTCTTCGTCGAGAATCTTGCGCTGACGTTTTTCCTCGGCATGTGCACGTTTCTGGCCGTCTCGAAACAAATCGCTACCGCGCTCGGACTCGGCATTGCTGTGGTCGTCGTTCAAACCCTGACCGTCCCGATCAATAATGTCATCTACCAGTTTCTGATCCGTGATGGAGCCCTGGAATGGGCGGGGCTCTCTGAGATGAATCTGAATTTCCTCGGGCTCATCAGCTATATCAGCGTCATTGCGGCGGTCGTACAGGTACTCGAAATGTTTCTCGACCGGCACGTCCCGTCACTGTACAACTCGCTGGGGATCTTTTTGCCGCTGATTACCGTCAACTGCGCCATTCTCGGAGGCAGTCTGTTCATGGTGGAACGTGACTATTCTTTTAGCGAGAGCGTGACCTATGGTGTCGGTTCTGGTGTCGGGTGGGCGCTCGCGATCGTGGCGATGGCAGGGGTGCGGGAGAAGCTCAAGTATTCCGATATCCCCGCTGGCCTGCAGGGGCTGGGCGTCGCCTTCATCACCGCGGGGTTGATGGCTCTCGGGTTCATGGCTTTTTCTGGAATTCAACTCTAACAGGCTTGAAAAGCTGATTTGAACTTCCCGGGCCATGGCAAATAGCGATATGCGAAACGACACCAACTATCCATGCGGAAGGCTCAAAATGGCCGTCCAGCGAGGCCGCAGCGAGCGAAGAGGCGAATCATACGCTGTGCCGTACGTTGAGCCTCTGAGCGACGCGAGAACACTGCTGGCTGACTTTTTCAGCATCCCGCTGAGTCTGATGAGGGGCCGCGCATGATCGAGATCCTACTCGGAGTCGGATTTTTTACAGGAATCGTC
The sequence above is drawn from the Nitrospira sp. genome and encodes:
- a CDS encoding NADH:ubiquinone reductase (Na(+)-transporting) subunit B, whose protein sequence is MKRYLDRLRPLFAKGGRYEKYYPIFEMVDVFLYSTPETTHNAPHVRDGIDLKRLMMYVVVALIPCILWSWFNTGYQANLALATMGVAKVGWRYDLLTALNLGSDASSILDNTVHGFLYFLPIYLTTLLVGGIWEVVFSTVRRKEINEGFLVTSMLFTLTLPPDMPLWMVAIGISFGVVLGKEIFGGTGKNFLNPALTARAFLFFAYPAEISGDRVWVAVDGYSGATALSLGKVGGVEGITSGGMSWWNAFIGLMPGSMGETSTLACLLGAAFLIYTRVGSWRIIFGGFLGMVGASLLFNLVGSDTNPMVAMPWYWHLVLGGFAFGMVFMATDPVSAAMTSTGRWVFGLLIGAMTVLIRVANPAFPEGVMLTILFANVFAPLIDYSVIQLNIRRRLRRHVRA
- a CDS encoding Na(+)-translocating NADH-quinone reductase subunit C, translated to MSAPEPDSAASAPSGESASRTLLVTFVVCLVCSVVVAGAAVLLRPIQDANQKADLIRNVIAVSGLLTEGLTEEQALQRIDARMIELATGDEVQGIDPDTFSIAKAGKDPEISTALTRKEDVAQIRREPRYLPIYRIVGDNGDLKRLILPVYGYGLWSTMYGFLALEADLRTVQGLRFYQHAETPGLGGEVDNPKWRAQWTGKVLFDDQWKVQVEVTKVEIDSSTPEAQHQVDALAGATITSRGVENLLKFWLSDKGYGPYLAHLRHERS
- a CDS encoding NADH:ubiquinone reductase (Na(+)-transporting) subunit D, with product MSYEHRKILFEPIVDNNPVILQVLGICSALAVTTKLSTTVTMCIALTVVTALSNAAISVIRNHIPSSIRIIVQMTIISSLVIVTDQFLKAYAFTISKELSVFVGLIITNCIVMGRAEAYAMKHPPLPSFLDGLGNGLGYSALLLVIGAIRELFGSGSLFGYPILPLDRDGGWYVPNGLLLLPPSAFFLIGMIIWVVRSWKPAQVEQPEFRIYHAHRPEVAS
- the nqrE gene encoding NADH:ubiquinone reductase (Na(+)-transporting) subunit E yields the protein MTELINLFIKAVFVENLALTFFLGMCTFLAVSKQIATALGLGIAVVVVQTLTVPINNVIYQFLIRDGALEWAGLSEMNLNFLGLISYISVIAAVVQVLEMFLDRHVPSLYNSLGIFLPLITVNCAILGGSLFMVERDYSFSESVTYGVGSGVGWALAIVAMAGVREKLKYSDIPAGLQGLGVAFITAGLMALGFMAFSGIQL